A genome region from Dickeya dadantii NCPPB 898 includes the following:
- the rsmC gene encoding 16S rRNA (guanine(1207)-N(2))-methyltransferase RsmC encodes MSALTPASEVILRHSDEFVSRRVLFAGDLQDTLPANFDAAAVTVHTTQYHHWQQLQPVLGDNVHFSLLAQAETVAGCDTLIYYWPKSKQEAQFQLSNLLSLLPVGCDIFVVGENRSGVRSAEGILEPIAAVNKIDSARRCGLYHGRLEAPSAFALEDWWLEYDVDGVPVHTLPGVFSREGLDTGSQLLLSTLEPHRKGKVLDLACGAGVLAASFARLSPKIRLTLSDVGAAALEASRSTLAANGLEGQVIASNAYSDIQGRFDLIISNPPFHDGMQTSLHAAEVMIRGAASHLNIEGELRIVANAFLPYPALLDETFGSHEVIAQTGRFRVYRAILRRNKHR; translated from the coding sequence ATGTCAGCATTAACCCCCGCCAGTGAAGTGATACTGCGCCACAGTGATGAATTTGTTTCCCGTCGGGTGCTGTTTGCCGGCGATCTGCAAGATACGCTGCCCGCCAATTTTGATGCAGCCGCCGTCACCGTGCACACTACGCAGTATCATCACTGGCAGCAGTTGCAGCCCGTACTGGGCGACAACGTGCACTTCTCGCTGCTGGCACAGGCTGAAACCGTAGCCGGGTGCGACACCCTGATTTACTACTGGCCGAAAAGCAAACAGGAAGCGCAGTTCCAGCTGTCCAATCTGTTGTCGCTGTTGCCGGTTGGGTGCGACATTTTCGTCGTCGGCGAGAACCGCAGCGGGGTCCGCAGCGCCGAAGGTATCCTGGAGCCGATCGCCGCCGTCAACAAGATCGACAGCGCCCGCCGCTGCGGCCTGTACCACGGTCGTCTGGAAGCGCCGTCCGCATTTGCGCTGGAGGATTGGTGGCTGGAGTATGACGTGGATGGCGTACCGGTACACACGCTGCCGGGCGTATTCAGCCGCGAGGGTCTGGACACCGGCAGCCAGTTGCTGCTTTCGACGCTGGAACCGCATCGCAAGGGTAAGGTGCTGGATCTCGCCTGCGGCGCCGGGGTGCTGGCGGCATCGTTTGCCCGCCTGTCGCCGAAAATCCGCCTGACGCTAAGCGATGTCGGCGCCGCCGCGCTGGAAGCGAGCCGGTCGACGCTGGCGGCCAACGGCCTGGAAGGGCAGGTGATCGCCAGCAACGCCTACTCGGATATTCAGGGACGTTTTGATCTCATCATCTCCAACCCGCCGTTCCATGATGGCATGCAGACTAGCCTGCACGCAGCGGAAGTGATGATTCGCGGCGCCGCCTCTCATCTGAACATCGAAGGCGAACTGCGTATCGTCGCCAACGCCTTTCTGCCGTATCCGGCGCTGCTGGATGAAACCTTCGGTAGCCATGAAGTTATCGCCCAGACCGGTCGTTTCCGCGTTTATCGCGCGATACTGCGCCGTAATAAGCACCGTTAA
- a CDS encoding aldo/keto reductase, whose protein sequence is MQQRKLGPQGPTVSALGLGCMGMSDFYSPGQDETEAIATLHRALELGVTLLDTADMYGPHTNEMLVGKAIKGKRDQVFLATKFGILRDPANPNLRGVCGRPDYIRQAVEGSLKRLGVEVIDLYYQHRVDPAVPIEDSVGALGLLVKAGKIRYIGLSEASAATLERAHRVHPITALQSEYSLWTRDVEAEILPACRRLGIGFVPYSPLGRGFLTGAIKQRDALPANDFRRANPRFSDENFAKNLQLVDKITQLAQEKAVTPSQLALAWVLAQGEHIVPIPGTKRRRYLEENVGTLSVSLTPRELDDINAIFPPEAAAGARYGQEGMATLDNA, encoded by the coding sequence ATGCAACAGCGAAAACTAGGCCCACAGGGGCCAACGGTATCGGCACTGGGCCTCGGCTGCATGGGGATGAGCGATTTCTATTCTCCCGGGCAGGATGAAACCGAAGCCATCGCCACCCTGCATCGAGCGCTGGAACTGGGCGTCACCCTGCTGGACACCGCCGACATGTACGGCCCCCACACCAATGAAATGCTGGTGGGAAAGGCGATCAAAGGCAAGCGGGATCAGGTGTTTCTGGCCACCAAATTCGGCATTCTGCGCGACCCGGCCAACCCGAACCTGCGTGGCGTCTGCGGCCGGCCGGATTATATCCGCCAGGCGGTCGAAGGCAGCCTGAAACGACTGGGCGTCGAGGTCATCGATCTTTATTACCAGCACCGCGTCGATCCGGCGGTGCCGATTGAGGACAGCGTCGGCGCGCTGGGCCTGCTGGTTAAAGCCGGCAAGATTCGTTATATCGGCCTGAGCGAAGCCTCCGCCGCCACGCTGGAGCGCGCGCACCGCGTTCACCCTATCACCGCGCTGCAAAGCGAATACTCATTGTGGACGCGGGATGTGGAAGCGGAGATCCTGCCCGCCTGCCGCCGTCTGGGCATCGGCTTTGTGCCTTACAGCCCGCTGGGACGCGGTTTTCTGACCGGCGCCATCAAACAGCGGGACGCCCTGCCCGCGAACGACTTCCGACGCGCCAACCCGCGCTTCAGCGACGAGAACTTCGCTAAAAACCTGCAACTGGTGGACAAAATTACGCAACTGGCGCAGGAAAAAGCGGTAACGCCATCGCAGTTGGCGCTGGCCTGGGTACTGGCACAGGGCGAGCACATCGTGCCGATTCCCGGCACCAAACGTCGTCGCTATCTGGAGGAAAATGTCGGCACGCTGTCGGTATCCCTGACGCCACGCGAGCTGGATGACATTAACGCCATCTTCCCGCCGGAGGCAGCCGCGGGCGCGCGCTACGGACAGGAAGGCATGGCGACGCTTGATAACGCCTGA
- a CDS encoding LysR family transcriptional regulator codes for MDQVQAMRVFVRIVEAESFSRAAEKLGLPRATVSQTLKRLELRLGVRLLQRTTRQVQVTDEGMLYYQRCVQLLAEIEETDALFSRQRQQPSGRVRIDMPHSLARQVVIPSLPEFYRRYPQISLVLSANDSAINVMREGVDCVLRAWQVDDDSLVARSLPSLPQVTCASVAYCAEFGVPDTLEALMSHRMVGYFSLRTSHRYPLEFMQQGQIITRTLPSLVEINGADAYIAACQAGMGIIQAPRYGLVPLLSSGELVEILPQLPPPDMPLYVMYPSGRFLAPRIRVVIEWLAQCFQQAPFV; via the coding sequence ATGGATCAGGTTCAGGCTATGCGGGTGTTTGTGCGCATTGTGGAAGCTGAAAGCTTCAGCCGGGCGGCGGAAAAACTGGGGCTGCCACGCGCCACCGTCAGCCAGACGCTGAAACGGCTGGAGCTGCGGCTGGGAGTGCGTCTGTTGCAACGCACCACCCGTCAGGTGCAGGTGACGGACGAAGGCATGCTGTACTACCAGCGCTGCGTGCAGTTACTGGCGGAAATTGAGGAAACGGACGCGCTGTTTTCCCGCCAGCGTCAGCAGCCCAGCGGGCGGGTGCGGATTGATATGCCGCATTCGCTGGCCCGGCAGGTGGTGATTCCGTCGTTGCCCGAGTTTTACCGCCGCTACCCGCAGATTTCGCTGGTGCTGAGCGCCAACGATTCAGCGATTAACGTGATGCGTGAAGGTGTGGATTGCGTGCTGCGCGCCTGGCAGGTGGATGATGACTCGCTGGTGGCGCGTTCGCTGCCGTCGCTGCCGCAGGTCACCTGCGCTTCAGTCGCTTATTGTGCCGAATTCGGCGTGCCCGACACGCTGGAGGCGCTGATGTCCCACCGTATGGTGGGCTATTTTTCGCTGCGCACATCGCATCGCTACCCGCTGGAGTTCATGCAGCAGGGGCAAATCATCACCCGCACTTTGCCCAGTCTGGTGGAAATCAACGGCGCCGATGCCTATATCGCCGCCTGTCAGGCCGGAATGGGGATTATTCAGGCGCCTCGCTACGGCCTGGTACCGCTGCTGTCGAGCGGCGAACTGGTGGAGATCCTGCCGCAGTTGCCGCCGCCCGATATGCCGCTGTATGTGATGTATCCCTCCGGGCGCTTTCTGGCGCCGCGCATCCGGGTGGTTATCGAGTGGCTTGCGCAATGCTTCCAGCAGGCACCGTTTGTCTGA
- a CDS encoding DUF1435 domain-containing protein, producing MLTAMIAACGLWGISWYFGKRLSSAWGVLLPAALMPLLALPELNLTHLKYICALAMLLTLSMLFHRRMRHYLLLPSCIALAGGLAALSLTLKGW from the coding sequence ATGCTGACCGCCATGATCGCCGCCTGCGGGCTATGGGGAATAAGCTGGTATTTTGGCAAACGTCTGTCCAGCGCCTGGGGCGTTCTACTGCCGGCGGCGCTGATGCCGTTGCTGGCCCTGCCGGAGCTGAATCTGACCCATCTGAAGTACATCTGCGCGCTGGCGATGCTGCTCACGTTGAGCATGCTGTTTCACCGACGTATGCGTCACTATCTGCTGCTGCCGTCCTGTATTGCGCTGGCAGGCGGCCTGGCGGCGCTGTCGCTTACGCTAAAGGGATGGTAA
- a CDS encoding LysR family transcriptional regulator: MELRYLRYFVAVASTRHFTRAAEILGISQPPLSQQIQKLEREIGTPLFKRLTRGVEMTEAGEALYQDASHILELADSAVERVRSIARGESGAINVGFSCAVTFHPAVLALLRRYRQQYPNVRLQPREEHIYEILESLRNRTTDIAFVRLPCDIGEEFEGELLADEPMRLVLPENHPFSDQTQINLGQLRQEPLIIFPRELCPSLHDLIIRACYLSGYQPQINPLAPHITATISMVASGFGVTFVPESLSSIQTGNVTYHDTNTPHLTTQIAVIWRKHDRSATLLNMLQLVRGYLHNT; encoded by the coding sequence ATGGAATTACGTTACCTGCGCTATTTTGTCGCAGTGGCCTCAACCCGGCATTTCACCCGCGCGGCGGAAATTCTCGGCATATCACAGCCGCCGTTAAGCCAACAGATTCAAAAACTTGAGCGGGAAATTGGGACGCCGCTGTTCAAGCGGCTGACCCGTGGCGTGGAAATGACGGAGGCTGGCGAAGCGCTGTATCAGGACGCCAGTCATATTCTGGAACTGGCCGATTCGGCCGTGGAGAGAGTACGCAGCATCGCCCGCGGGGAAAGCGGCGCGATCAATGTCGGCTTCTCCTGCGCAGTCACCTTCCACCCGGCGGTACTGGCGCTGCTGCGCCGCTATCGGCAGCAGTATCCCAACGTCCGGCTGCAGCCGCGTGAAGAACATATTTATGAGATTCTGGAGAGCCTGCGTAATCGCACCACCGACATCGCGTTTGTACGCCTGCCATGCGATATCGGCGAGGAGTTTGAAGGCGAATTACTGGCGGACGAGCCGATGCGGCTGGTGCTGCCGGAAAACCATCCGTTCAGCGATCAAACGCAAATCAATCTGGGGCAGTTGCGGCAGGAACCGTTGATCATCTTTCCGCGCGAACTTTGCCCCAGTCTGCACGACCTGATTATCCGCGCCTGCTATCTGTCGGGCTACCAGCCCCAAATCAATCCGCTGGCGCCGCATATCACCGCCACCATCAGCATGGTGGCGTCTGGTTTTGGCGTCACCTTTGTTCCTGAATCGCTGTCCAGCATCCAGACCGGCAACGTGACCTATCACGACACCAACACGCCGCACCTCACCACACAGATTGCCGTAATCTGGCGCAAACATGACCGCTCCGCCACGCTGCTGAACATGCTGCAACTGGTACGCGGCTATCTGCACAACACCTGA
- the budA gene encoding acetolactate decarboxylase — MDMKDVNCVDPCVRELASFALHHQKQHPECVIYQTSLMSGLINGVYEGNITMEELLKHGDFGLGTFNDLDGELVALNSRIFQLREDGSARAALSNQKTPFAVMTFFRPTEQIHFGQATSREAIHQRINDLIATDNLFCALRIDGRFSHVETRTVPRQERPYKPMLEAIAQQPTFRFEQCQGSVIGFRSPAYVQGINVAGYHEHFITDDRKGGGHILDYRLEEGVLTFGSIAKLVIDLPRDRDFLKANLSPEDLDSVIHSVES; from the coding sequence ATGGATATGAAAGATGTTAACTGCGTCGACCCCTGTGTCAGGGAACTGGCCAGCTTTGCACTTCATCATCAGAAACAGCATCCAGAGTGCGTTATTTATCAAACGTCATTAATGAGCGGGCTTATTAATGGCGTTTATGAAGGTAACATCACCATGGAAGAACTTCTGAAACATGGCGATTTTGGATTAGGGACGTTTAATGATCTCGACGGCGAACTGGTGGCGCTTAACAGCCGCATCTTCCAGCTCCGTGAGGATGGCAGCGCACGTGCGGCGCTGTCGAATCAGAAAACGCCTTTCGCGGTAATGACCTTTTTCCGGCCGACGGAGCAGATCCATTTCGGACAGGCCACCAGCCGCGAAGCGATTCATCAGCGCATTAATGATTTGATTGCAACAGATAATCTGTTTTGTGCCCTGCGGATAGATGGCCGCTTTAGCCACGTGGAAACCCGTACGGTACCTCGCCAGGAACGTCCTTATAAACCGATGCTGGAAGCGATTGCCCAACAACCCACGTTCCGTTTCGAACAGTGTCAGGGCAGCGTTATCGGTTTCCGTAGTCCTGCCTATGTTCAGGGGATTAATGTTGCTGGTTATCACGAGCATTTCATCACCGATGACCGCAAAGGCGGCGGACATATCCTTGATTATCGACTGGAAGAAGGCGTATTGACCTTTGGCTCTATCGCCAAACTGGTTATTGACCTTCCCCGCGACAGGGATTTCCTGAAAGCCAATTTATCCCCTGAAGATCTCGATAGCGTCATTCACTCTGTGGAGAGCTGA
- the alsS gene encoding acetolactate synthase AlsS has protein sequence MENMDGQQHWSSGAELIVKHLEQQGVNYVFGIPGAKVDRVFDSLVDSSIQTIPVRHEANGAFMAAAVGRLTGKAGVTLVTSGPGCSNLVTGLATATAEGDPLVALGGAVKRADRLKLTHQSLDTVSLFQPVTKYSAEITVSSAISEVMANAFRAAELGRPGAAFISLPEDIVNEPVDSPILARTALPTLNSAPRKDVERVAGLIKQAKNPILLLGLMASQPKNAEALRRLLHHSRLPVTSTYQAAGVIDQQHFDHFAGRVGLFNNQAGDKLLQQADLIVTVGYSPVEYAPALWNSGNATLVHIDVLPAEVESAYRPDVELVGDISITIDALNEQLSSPIVLSSQSAAILEERSQLRHELATRAINMDGFAIHPLRLVRVMQDLVNKDVTLCVDMGSFHIWLARYLYSFRARQVLMTNGQQTMGVALPWAIAAALVNPKQKVVSVSGDGGFMQSSMELETAVRLKSNILHIIWVDNAYNMVEIQEEKKYHRASGVKFGPIDFKAYAEAFGAKGFAVESAAELVPKLWQAMDVDGPAVIAIPVDYSDNHYLMENVNISQLI, from the coding sequence ATGGAAAATATGGATGGTCAACAGCATTGGTCTAGCGGTGCGGAGCTGATCGTAAAACATCTTGAACAGCAAGGCGTCAACTATGTCTTCGGCATTCCTGGTGCAAAAGTAGACCGCGTGTTTGATTCGTTGGTGGATTCGTCGATCCAGACCATTCCTGTACGGCATGAGGCCAATGGCGCCTTTATGGCGGCCGCCGTCGGGCGTCTTACCGGCAAGGCCGGCGTGACGCTGGTGACGTCGGGGCCGGGCTGTTCGAATCTGGTGACCGGGCTGGCTACCGCGACGGCGGAAGGTGACCCGCTGGTAGCGCTGGGGGGCGCGGTCAAACGCGCCGACCGCCTGAAGCTGACCCATCAGAGCCTGGATACCGTCAGCCTGTTTCAGCCGGTGACCAAATACAGTGCTGAAATCACGGTGTCGTCCGCGATTTCAGAAGTGATGGCTAACGCCTTTCGCGCCGCTGAACTTGGGCGGCCGGGCGCGGCGTTCATCAGTCTGCCGGAGGATATCGTCAATGAACCGGTGGACAGCCCGATTCTGGCCCGTACTGCGCTGCCAACCCTCAACAGCGCGCCGCGTAAGGATGTTGAACGGGTGGCCGGGCTGATAAAGCAAGCCAAAAATCCGATCCTGCTGCTGGGGCTGATGGCCAGCCAGCCGAAAAACGCCGAGGCGCTGCGCCGCCTGCTGCATCACAGCCGCCTGCCGGTAACCAGTACCTATCAGGCCGCCGGGGTGATTGATCAACAGCATTTTGACCATTTTGCCGGACGGGTCGGCTTGTTCAACAACCAGGCCGGCGACAAGCTGCTACAGCAGGCAGACCTTATCGTCACGGTCGGTTACAGCCCGGTAGAATATGCGCCGGCGCTGTGGAATTCCGGCAATGCCACGCTGGTGCATATTGATGTGCTGCCCGCCGAAGTAGAAAGCGCCTACCGCCCGGATGTGGAACTGGTTGGCGACATCAGCATCACCATTGATGCGCTCAATGAGCAACTCAGTTCGCCGATCGTGCTGTCGTCACAGTCGGCGGCGATTTTGGAAGAGCGCAGTCAACTGCGTCATGAACTGGCGACCCGTGCCATCAACATGGACGGCTTCGCCATCCATCCGTTACGGCTGGTGCGGGTGATGCAGGATCTGGTCAATAAAGACGTTACCTTGTGCGTGGACATGGGCAGTTTCCATATCTGGCTGGCGCGTTATCTCTACAGCTTCCGCGCTCGTCAGGTGCTGATGACCAACGGCCAGCAGACCATGGGGGTGGCGTTGCCGTGGGCGATCGCCGCCGCGCTGGTGAATCCGAAACAGAAGGTGGTGTCGGTGTCCGGGGATGGCGGTTTCATGCAGTCCAGCATGGAGCTGGAAACCGCGGTGCGGCTGAAATCCAACATTCTGCACATCATCTGGGTGGATAACGCCTACAACATGGTGGAAATTCAGGAAGAGAAAAAATATCACCGCGCTTCCGGCGTCAAGTTCGGGCCGATTGACTTTAAAGCCTATGCGGAAGCTTTCGGCGCTAAAGGTTTTGCCGTGGAATCCGCCGCCGAACTGGTGCCGAAACTCTGGCAGGCGATGGATGTAGACGGCCCGGCGGTGATCGCCATTCCGGTGGATTACTCCGACAACCATTACCTGATGGAGAACGTGAATATCAGTCAGCTGATCTGA
- the fucO gene encoding lactaldehyde reductase yields MAHRMILNETSYFGSGAIAHLTEEVQRRGFRKALVVTDKELMKYGVAGKVTALMDKAGLPYDIYDGVIPNPTIAVVQQGVERFQASGADYLIAIGGGSPQDTCKAIGIIITNPEFADVRSLEGVAATRKPSVPILAIPTTSGTAAEVTINYVITDEERRRKFVCVDPHDIPIVSFIDANMMSSMPASLKAATGIDALTHAIEGFTTQGAWELTDMLHLKAIEIISRSLRDSVAGKPHGVEAMALGQYIAGMGFSNVGLGLVHGMAHPLGAFYNTPHGVANAILLPHVMAWNAEYTGEKFRAIAVAMGVQGADVMPLAQARNAAIQAVRQLAQDVDIPAQLRQVGVKEQDIPALAQAAFDDVCTGGNPRPASVKEIEALYQSIY; encoded by the coding sequence ATGGCACACAGAATGATATTGAATGAAACGTCCTATTTTGGCAGCGGCGCCATCGCTCACCTGACTGAAGAAGTGCAGCGACGCGGCTTTCGCAAAGCGCTGGTGGTGACGGACAAGGAACTGATGAAGTACGGCGTAGCGGGTAAAGTCACCGCGCTGATGGACAAGGCGGGCCTGCCTTATGACATCTATGACGGCGTGATTCCCAATCCGACCATCGCCGTTGTCCAGCAGGGGGTCGAACGTTTTCAGGCCTCCGGCGCCGACTACCTGATCGCTATTGGCGGTGGTTCACCGCAGGACACCTGCAAAGCCATCGGCATCATCATCACTAACCCGGAATTCGCCGATGTGCGCAGCCTGGAAGGGGTCGCGGCCACCCGCAAACCCAGCGTGCCGATTCTTGCCATTCCCACCACCTCCGGCACCGCGGCGGAAGTCACCATCAACTACGTCATCACCGATGAAGAGAGACGGCGCAAATTCGTCTGCGTCGACCCACACGATATCCCTATCGTGTCGTTTATCGACGCGAACATGATGAGCAGCATGCCCGCCTCACTCAAAGCCGCCACCGGTATCGACGCCCTGACCCACGCCATCGAAGGCTTTACCACTCAGGGTGCCTGGGAATTAACCGACATGCTGCACCTCAAAGCCATCGAAATCATCAGCCGTTCGCTGCGTGATTCGGTAGCGGGTAAACCGCATGGCGTGGAAGCGATGGCGCTGGGGCAATATATCGCCGGCATGGGTTTTTCCAACGTCGGTCTGGGGCTGGTGCACGGTATGGCGCATCCGCTGGGCGCTTTCTATAACACCCCGCACGGCGTCGCCAACGCGATTCTGTTGCCCCATGTGATGGCCTGGAACGCGGAATACACCGGTGAGAAATTCCGCGCCATCGCCGTGGCGATGGGTGTACAAGGCGCGGACGTCATGCCGCTGGCGCAGGCGCGAAACGCGGCGATTCAGGCGGTGCGGCAACTGGCGCAGGATGTGGATATCCCGGCGCAATTGCGTCAGGTCGGCGTGAAAGAACAGGATATTCCGGCACTGGCGCAGGCGGCATTCGACGATGTCTGCACCGGCGGCAATCCGCGCCCGGCCAGCGTGAAGGAGATTGAGGCGTTGTATCAGTCGATCTACTGA
- the gcvT gene encoding glycine cleavage system aminomethyltransferase GcvT produces the protein MANHTPLYQQHLADGAKMVDFHGWMMPLHYGSQLDEHHIVRNSAGMFDVSHMTIVDLRGVRVREFLRYLLANDVAKLTQPGKALYTAMLTPSAGVIDDLIVYFQTEDYFRLVVNSATREKDLAWIVEHAKPFMVEITEREDLSLIAVQGPQAQEKVRRLLTDAQREQVAGMKPFFGVQAGDLFIATTGYTGEAGYEIALPQEQAVGFWQQLLAAGVKPCGLGARDTLRLEAGMNLYGQDMDESVSPLAANMGWTIVWQPEDRQFIGREALERQQAEGTEQLVGLVMTEKGVLRHGQPVRFTDNHGVMQEGVITSGSFSPTLGVSIALARVPAGIGEQAIVQIRNREMPVHVTKPNFVRAGKALVQF, from the coding sequence ATGGCAAACCACACTCCGTTGTATCAACAGCATCTGGCCGATGGTGCCAAAATGGTGGACTTTCATGGCTGGATGATGCCGCTGCACTACGGCTCTCAGCTCGACGAACATCACATCGTACGCAATAGCGCCGGCATGTTTGATGTGTCGCACATGACCATCGTGGATCTGCGCGGCGTTCGCGTGCGTGAATTTTTACGTTATCTGCTGGCGAATGACGTTGCCAAACTCACCCAGCCCGGCAAAGCGCTCTATACCGCCATGCTGACGCCGTCCGCCGGCGTGATCGACGATCTGATCGTCTATTTCCAGACCGAGGACTATTTCCGGTTGGTGGTGAACTCCGCCACCCGCGAGAAGGATCTGGCCTGGATCGTCGAGCATGCCAAACCGTTTATGGTGGAGATTACCGAGCGTGAGGATTTGTCGCTGATTGCGGTGCAGGGGCCGCAGGCGCAGGAAAAAGTACGCCGCCTGCTGACCGATGCCCAGCGCGAACAGGTGGCCGGCATGAAACCTTTCTTTGGCGTGCAGGCGGGCGACCTGTTTATCGCCACCACTGGCTATACTGGCGAAGCAGGCTATGAAATCGCACTACCGCAGGAACAGGCGGTCGGCTTCTGGCAACAGTTGCTGGCGGCCGGCGTCAAACCCTGCGGGCTGGGCGCGCGCGACACGCTGCGCCTGGAAGCGGGCATGAATCTGTACGGTCAGGACATGGATGAATCCGTCTCTCCGCTGGCGGCCAACATGGGCTGGACCATCGTCTGGCAGCCGGAAGACCGTCAGTTCATCGGCCGCGAAGCGCTGGAGCGCCAGCAGGCGGAAGGCACTGAACAACTGGTCGGCCTGGTGATGACCGAAAAAGGCGTGCTGCGTCACGGTCAGCCGGTCCGCTTTACCGATAATCATGGCGTTATGCAGGAAGGGGTGATCACCAGCGGGTCGTTTTCGCCCACGCTGGGCGTCAGTATCGCCCTGGCCCGTGTTCCCGCCGGTATCGGCGAACAGGCTATCGTGCAGATTCGCAATCGCGAGATGCCGGTGCATGTGACCAAACCCAATTTCGTCCGCGCCGGCAAGGCGTTGGTTCAGTTTTAA
- the gcvH gene encoding glycine cleavage system protein GcvH, producing MSNVPAELKYTSSHEWVMAEGNGVYSVGITEHAQELLGDMVFIDLPEVGSTVNAGDDCAVAESVKAASDIYAPISGEVVEVNEELEGAPELVNSAPYAEGWLFRIKASDEDELNELLDAAGYQALLEEEDSDEEE from the coding sequence ATGAGCAATGTTCCGGCAGAATTGAAATATACCTCGTCCCATGAATGGGTGATGGCGGAAGGCAACGGCGTTTACAGCGTGGGCATCACCGAGCACGCGCAGGAATTGCTGGGCGATATGGTGTTTATCGACCTGCCGGAAGTGGGCAGCACGGTCAACGCCGGTGACGACTGCGCGGTGGCGGAATCCGTCAAGGCCGCGTCCGACATCTACGCGCCGATCAGCGGCGAAGTAGTGGAAGTCAACGAAGAGCTGGAAGGCGCGCCGGAGCTGGTGAACAGCGCGCCGTATGCCGAAGGCTGGCTGTTCCGCATCAAGGCGTCTGACGAAGACGAACTGAACGAATTGCTTGATGCCGCCGGCTATCAGGCGCTGCTGGAAGAAGAAGACAGCGACGAAGAAGAATAA